TAGCGAATATTACTTCGCCTCTgcttcctttccttttgtttgcttgttttaTGCCACAAATTGTTGAATAAGATCCTTCGATGTCCTCGATTTTGGCGAATCCAGAAGGcaatgaaaactaaaaatctAATGAGAATTGCAATTTAGGTTTCCTCTTCGTTAGTTTTGATCACCACCAAACTACAACATCCACCCGAAATCTTGGAGTTTAGGGATGAAAAATGGTCAAGATCCCCAGTCCAGTTCAACAGCGTTAGGATTGAGAAGAGAAGGGCGATGtaagaaatacaaaaaacGAAGTTCACTGATTGGTCACGAAATTCGGGTGAAGAAGCTGTGTCCGTAACAGGAGAATGTAGTAATATCCTCGTGGATTTACATcggaaggagaaaaagaagctAAGAATTGTTGTCCTGGATCACTCTCTTTGATATACTAGTCATctatgagaaacaaaaatcagAAAAGTATATacagaaaaatgaagaacaatctctctaaaaaaaatacaagagaGGAAAAAGGTCCGTCCGTCTCGGGCGTTTATGAGTCGATAGAGAGATTTGAAAGAAGATCCTGAAGACGGCGAGAATCGTAATCACCGACACTGAGAGCCTCGAGAACGCGCTCAAAGAGAAGAACATGACAGGGAATGTGTAGAACGCCTTTCTGTTCGTAACCGTACTCTTGGGCGGATTTATCGAGGAGCTCGACGAAAACAGGGTGGTTTAGGAGTTGAGCGCTCACGACGAACCGTTCCATCTCTTTGCCAACGTAAACGGGAACGTGGCCTTGCGGCACGGTGGAGGAACGGAGAATACAGGATCGGCGGAGCTTGGTGGGAGAGCCGGAGCGGAGAAGACAGTACTGAGAGGAATCGGCAACGCGAGAAAGTCGGCGAATCAACTGCTTCATGATGATTGATGAAGAatagaaacagagagaaaagggaattgagatttgaatatgaatgaatttGAGGGAATTGGTGAGTTTgatttgaagaagatgaaagagagtttgatttgaagaagatgaaagagagtttgatttgaagaagatgaaagagagtttgaagatggagggaagaaaggaaaatatatatatagaagtgAAGAGGAGGTGTGAGCTTGGAGATTGGAGgcattatattaaaattgaaaaaagaaaaaggtggaggagaagagagagatgGATGGTGGGGGAGGTACAGGTAAGAGTACTTGGCCGGTACAATCACTCACGCCACCTTCCCTCCTctcattattaattattattattattattattattattattttttcatgtaataatttatttaattgagttcttatagaaaaagaaattaattttagacaTGGGATAAACTATGTGAAAAACTAGCAATCactctttttttctataaataatatacatacattttcaattatacaTCATTTATGgattttaataattgagttGATACATTTGAGGTACATGTGAAATTTTTAGAGCAATAAAGACaattagaaaggaaaaagaaaaaaaaaaaaaaaaaaaaaaaaaaaaaaaaaNTTTGTTGGATGAAGGAAACAACTAATGACTACCAATTGTATGAACACAACTCAAggttaatttataattagtatttaaagaaaatagaattattaAGGGTATGCTTGCCAACGAGGCAGTAGACGATGTTAGATAGTTTGGAATATAAATTTGTGGATAAGAGCAGTTCATTATATTTGTagtttgaatttatttgtagtttgaatttatttgtagtttgaatttgagtgggaaa
This sequence is a window from Cucurbita pepo subsp. pepo cultivar mu-cu-16 chromosome LG04, ASM280686v2, whole genome shotgun sequence. Protein-coding genes within it:
- the LOC111793618 gene encoding auxin-responsive protein SAUR71-like: MKQLIRRLSRVADSSQYCLLRSGSPTKLRRSCILRSSTVPQGHVPVYVGKEMERFVVSAQLLNHPVFVELLDKSAQEYGYEQKGVLHIPCHVLLFERVLEALSVGDYDSRRLQDLLSNLSIDS